The proteins below are encoded in one region of Pygocentrus nattereri isolate fPygNat1 chromosome 13, fPygNat1.pri, whole genome shotgun sequence:
- the tnrc6b gene encoding trinucleotide repeat-containing gene 6B protein isoform X2 — protein MEDKKRKKEDKRKRETSQKVVEQKNKVPELTKPASAQSLATPNSVSPNPGPVPSTTSSIATPAAGAPPQGGNNAKRPVVANGQPSPSTQAPQRYMPREVPPRFRCQQDHKVLLKRGQPPLSSMLLGGNSSGGESPNATVAAASDSSLGSAGPAASSLSHTSSSSSIAASSTTTTTTTTTTSSNYANSMWGVSSGSQPLSQGREKVIVDGSDLEEWPSIAAGDGARTVEASVTGGADGSGISNCSSSWGERHLQQQPKVVGGGNEGDKCVGSASPSPPSSSCSTNECMQPSSVVWGSQGVIGGNAVAAGSLPPPSKASPLPGTECSVGVSCGIPGANFNPNANPSAWPALVQDGPGAAAVEGGPSPLQSSKSLSANNSISVNQASHQHQHHQMQYRDIEPSCREWGGALEPGAGPKNTAVKEGGDVDCGSKGGGDVSASSSSSTSSSTWRVPPFPANSKSGASRTETWEGGTGGSEGGHSWGFSRQDDKQGGSTWGTGSSCQMSGVSQGAWVGGVGEWGNSSGVGNPIGGNGDGSSSNSSSSGSISNPSVSSSTPSTMTRAWDNQKGAGGDGGAGDSSEWVGQSSGGGGGTSSSSGGGNTRSCNQHQGHHRCHQPPNAEVALQNLLSRTDLDPRVLSNSGWGQTQIRQNVAWDLEGEGGTAAGGARSSTKMNTPSHPPYSGPAGTSTAAPSSSSLLPDAAQNTNLNSNSILGPASVSPSEGWDNNSSSSNSSSLPSRGPQSSGNSIQNPSVSQSGGGVGNSAGGQSKPFGGWGESHQSESQGKGWSSEGQEWRDHIAGSGSGGWGDFRQQGTPAGGNWGNSQEEKGNGSWKEMGRGDGGNWGQRSDSEWGERESKTSTGGWGDGKDSGVSEVGTWGSWDEGAPRKPWGAGGTETGGGGVDTGSKSHSGWGGNINLSQIPNSQSAALKGQAQQQQQSHPQQSKSLDTGAMQGGWGRQGGSSAQNQSSGWTSGPIPQISSGPGSSSEASGWEEPSPQSISRKKEIDDGTSAWGDPNNYVYVNYWDKNDGPSGQPVQSQQQGPAPPPPGRMPAGSVNRDMNLTHSSNKGSATAQSGWGGSGSPSSPCVDNGTAAWGKPADTPTSWGDSNDTGSASGWGNPSPNPIKSGSKSMQEGWGEREGSVSASRHSSWEEEDEGGAVWNNAGSQGSSSSYNSGGWGSKKGNKGSVKSGDSWMNPMTRQFSNMGLLGEDHSGHPLDLAPGPSQEKKVDADKRGVGLNDYNGEMRKGGRGGGGGVVFRSPGSKEVVPGEPGPYYDKTLPFTNQDGCLGEEGPCSPYSSPTVFKPSPLYIHPNPLRQMGSHMFGAGAGGGCGGMTQPRHQPGVPPVNPTVRAQVPHQFLSPQVPGSVLKQMPPPSGGVGGVGGGVFPPQLSPQHIAMLSSIYPPHIQFQLACQLLLQQQPQQQQQQMLQNHRKFPQNVRQQADPQQLARIMAVLQQQRQQQQQVGSAVGTSKLSPSHLGSGGPKMPMSDSLSHPGLGGSVADLHLKSATYSGFGSGVSLSGLELGHMVGGTSGLKEGGGQQSRFKWMMEGHTPAPSSPDNALHKNGPVATPLKRGSSPYSQYEMLGVEGLGVPLQGSSDSWQRSPGNKMGAKTGTSSWPPEFQPGVPWKGMQSVDPESDPYMTPGSMLSSSAVSSLNDTEHQLLRDNTESNPSLNTLLPSPGAWPYSASDSSLNNAHNPGFLPAAKYPEYKPSWPPEPIGHNKPWKSNRNSSQLPRPPPGLAHQKQPSMSPWAGGTTRLGRGWGASGSSQESRYGPGSAWSDGGASKGSCWLVLSNLTPQIDGSTLRTICMQHGPLLTFHLGLTQGSALIRYSTRQEAAKAQSALHMCVLGNTTILAEFVSEEEVARYFAHSQAGGAGSTSGGNAGGAVAGPTGATGSSSTAGSTGSITGGERERPGGGSAVAGGSNGGGSGPAGSSWQSLDGTGSSTDPVSSQAPSLSIFAQWSNGAARGGVSSSTAGVEPARQGLWGGMAAGYPSSSLWGSPALEDRHQMSSPAALLPGDLLGGGSDSI, from the exons ATGGAAgacaagaaaaggaagaaagaagataAAAGGAAAAGGGAAACCTCACAGAAG GTGGTcgagcaaaaaaacaaag tgcCAGAACTGACCAAGCCCGCATCTGCCCAGTCTCTTGCCACCCCCAACTCTGTCTCCCCCAACCCTGGCCCTGTCCCTTCTACAACCTCCTCCATTGCCACCCCGGCTGCTGGCGCCCCCCCTCAGGGTGGGAACAATGCTAAGCGGCCGGTGGTGGCCAACGGACAGCCCTCCCCCAGCACCCAGGCCCCTCAGCGCTACATGCCCCGTGAAGTGCCCCCTCGATTCCGTTGCCAGCAGGACCACAAAGTGCTACTGAAGAGGGGTCAGCCACCACTGTCCTCCATGCTGCTGGGGGGAAACAGCAGCGGGGGAGAAAGCCCCAATGCAACAGTGGCTGCTGCCTCAG actCCAGCTTGGGTTCTGCAGGTCCAGCTGCTTCCTCTCTGTCCCAcacatcatcatcctcatcaatCGCTGcttcttctactactactactactactactactactacttcttcaaattatgcaaattcCATGTGGGGGGTGAGCTCTGGCAGCCAGCCCCTCTCTCAGGGCAGGGAGAAGGTGATAGTGGATGGGTCGGACCTGGAGGAATGGCCCAGTATTGCTGCTGGAGACGGGGCCAGAACAGTAGAGGCATCAGTTACTGGAGGAGCAGATGGCAGTGGAATATCGAACTGCAGTTCCTCATGGGGTGAAAGGCACCTCCAGCAGCAGCCAAAGGTTGTGGGAGGAGGGAATGAAGGTGACAAATGTGTCGGTTCTGCTAGCCCCTCCCCACCTTCATCCTCCTGTTCAACCAATGAATGTATGCAACCTAGTAGTGTTGTTTGGGGGTCCCAGGGAGTCATAGGAGGGAATGCAGTAGCAGCAGGGTCATTGCCCCCCCCATCCAAAGCCTCCCCACTCCCAGGGACTGAGTGCTCTGTTGGTGTCAGCTGCGGAATTCCAGGTGCCAACTTTAATCCTAATGCCAATCCCTCTGCCTGGCCAGCCCTGGTACAGGATGGGCCTGGTGCAGCTGCAGTTGAGGGTGGACCTTCTCCTCTCCAAAGCTCAAAGTCATTGTCTGCCAACAACTCAATTTCTGTGAATCAAGCTTCTCATCAGCACCAACATCACCAAATGCAATACAGAGACATAGAGCCATCTTGTAGAGAGTGGGGTGGAGCACTGGAGCCAGGAGCAGGAccaaaaaacacagcagtgaagGAAGGGGGCGATGTGGATTGTGGAAGTAAGGGAGGAGGGGATGTCTCTGcctcttcttcatcttccaCGTCTTCATCTACTTGGAGAGTTCCGCCTTTTCCTGCAAATTCCAAAAGTGGTGCCTCTAGAACTGAGACATGGGAGGGTGGAACTGGGGGAAGTGAAGGGGGACACTCATGGGGATTCAGCAGACAGGACGATAAACAGGGTGGGAGTACATGGGGCACAGGAAGTAGTTGTCAGATGTCTGGGGTATCTCAGGGAGCATGGGTTGGGGGAGTTGGGGAGTGGGGTAATTCAAGCGGTGTTGGCAATCCGATTGGGGGAAATGGAGATGGCTCAAGcagtaacagcagcagcagcggcagcaTTAGTAACCCTTCGGTTTCTTCTTCCACACCTTCAACTATGACGAGAGCTTGGGACAATCAGAAAGGAGCTGGAGGAGATGGAGGGGCaggtgactccagtgagtggGTAGGCCAGAGCAGCGGAGGTGGAGGGGGTACCTCATCATCCAGTGGTGGAGGAAACACAAGGAGTTGCAATCAGCATCAGGGTCACCATCGCTGTCATCAGCCTCCCAATGCTGAAGTGGCCTTACAAAATCTGCTCAGTCGGACTGACTTGGACCCCAGAGTGCTGTCCAACTCTGGATGGGGACAGACGCAGATCCGACAAAATGTTGCGTGGGACTtggaaggagaaggaggaaCAGCAGCAGGTGGAGCTAGATCTTCTACTAAAATGAATACGCCAAGCCATCCACCTTATTCTGGCCCTGCTGGAACATCAACCGCTGCCccatcatcttcatctctgctccCTGATGCAGCACAGAACACAAACTTAAACTCTAATTCTATCCTTGGACCTGCTTCTGTCTCGCCTAGTGAAGGCTGGGATAACAACAGCAGTAGCAGCAACAGTTCATCTTTGCCCAGTCGAGGTCCACAATCCTCTGGAAACAGTATTCAAAACCCCAGTGTGTCTCAGTCTGGGGGTGGAGTGGGTAATTCTGCAGGAGGGCAGAGCAAGCCTTTTGGGGGCTGGGGAGAGTCACATCAATCTGAGAGCCAAGGAAAAGGTTGGAGTAGTGAGGGCCAGGAGTGGAGAGATCACATAGCAGGGAGTGGGTCAGGTGGATGGGGAGATTTTCGACAGCAGGGTACTCCAGCAGGTGGAAACTGGGGAAACAGTCAGGAGGAGAAGGGGAATGGAAGTTGGAAGGAGATGGGGAGAGGGGATGGGGGAAATTGGGGACAAAGAAGTGATAGTGAATGGGGAGAGCGGGAGTCCAAAACAAGCACTGGGGGTTGGGGTGATGGGAAGGATAGTGGAGTTTCAGAAGTGGGTACATGGGGCAGCTGGGATGAAGGGGCTCCAAGGAAACCTTGGGGAGCAGGAGGTACAGAGACAGGGGGTGGAGGAGTGGATACGGGAAGCAAATCTCACTCGGGCTGGGGTGGAAACATAAACCTTTCACAGATCCCAAACAGCCAGTCGGCCGCTCTGAAAGGTCAGgcacaacagcagcaacaatcACATCCCCAGCAGTCAAAGTCACTGGATACAGGGGCCATGCAAGGGGGGTGGGGAAGACAAGGAGGTTCTTCAGCCCAGAACCAAAGTTCAGGATGGACCTCAGGGCCCATACCCCAAATATCCAGTGGTCCTGGAAGCAGTTCAGAGGCCAGTGGCTGGGAGGAACCTTCACCACAGTCTATAAGCAGGAAAAAGGAAATAGATGATGGTACATCTGCCTGGGGTGATCCCAATAACTATGTCTATGTCAATTATTGGGACAAGAATGACGGGCCATCTGGCCAACCAGTGCAGTCTCAGCAGCAGGGTCCTGCTCCACCTCCACCAGGAAGAATGCCCGCAGGCTCTGTGAACAGGGACATGAATCTTACACACTCTTCCAACAAGGGCTCTGCAACAG CTCAATCTGGATGGGGAGGGAGCGGTTCTCCTTCCAGTCCGTGTGTGGACAATGGCACTGCAGCTTGGGGCAAACCTGCTGACACACCCACCAGCTGGGGAGACTCAAATGACACTGGAAGTGCATCGGGATGGGGAAACCCATCCCCTAACCCAATCAAATCTG GTTCAAAGTCTATGCAAGAAGGCTGGGGTGAGCGAGAAGGATCCGTCAGTGCTTCACGTCACTCCAGctgggaggaggaggatgaaggaGGCGCAGTGTGGAATAATGCTGGATCCCAAGGCAGTAGCTCTTCCTACAATTCTGGGGGCTGGGGAAGCAAGAAGGGAAACAAG GGTTCAGTAAAAAGTGGAGACTCTTGGATGAACCCTATGACTAGGCAGTTTTCAAACATGGGACTTCTG GGAGAGGACCACAGTGGCCATCCATTGGATCTGGCCCCTGGTCCTTCTCAAGAAAAAAAGGTGGATGCAGATAAACGAGGTGTGGGTTTGAATGACTACAATGGAGAGATGCGCAAAGGAGGGcgtggaggaggaggtggtgtAGTCTTCCGTTCCCCTGGTTCCAAAGAGGTTGTGCCTGGTGAGCCTGGGCCTTACTATGACAAG ACCTTGCCTTTCACCAATCAGGATGGGTGCCTTGGGGAGGAGGGGCCTTGTTCTCCATATTCTTCGCCCACAGTCTTCAAACCCTCTCCCCTCTACATTCATCCCAATCCCCTTAGACAA ATGGGTAGTCATATGTTtggtgctggtgctggtggtggtTGTGGTGGGATGACACAACCCAGGCACCAGCCAGGAGTGCCACCTGTTAACCCAACTGTACGAGCGCAAGTGCCTCATCAGTTCCTGTCACCTCAG GTTCCAGGTTCTGTTTTGAAGCAAATGCCTCCTCCAAGTGGGGGCGTTGGAGGAGTGGGTGGAGGGGTTTTCCCTCCTCAGCTCTCCCCACAGCACATCGCCATGCTCAGCAGCATCTACCCCCCTCACATCCAGTTTCAGTTG GCATGTCAGCTACTCCTGCAGCAGCagcctcagcagcagcagcagcaaatgCTACAGAACCATCGCAAGTTCCCTCAAAATGTACGTCAGCAAGCAGACCCACAACAG ctTGCTAGAATCATGGCTGTTCTCCAGCAAcagagacagcagcagcagcaggtggGTAGTGCAGTTGGGACCTCTAAGCTGTCCCCTTCTCACCTTGGTAGTGGCGGGCCTAAAATGCCCATGTctgactccctctctcaccccgGCCTTGGTGGCTCGGTAGCCGACTTGCATCTGAAATCAGCTACATATTCAG GGTTTGGTTCTGGTGTGAGTCTGTCTGGTCTTGAGTTGGGTCACATGGTTGGTGGTACCAGTGGACTGAAAGAAGGTGGTGGACAGCAGTCCCGCTTTAAATGGATGATGGAAGGTCACACGCCAGCTCCTTCCTCTCCAGACAATGCACTTCACAAAAATG GCCCCGTTGCCACACCTCTGAAGAGAGGCAGCTCCCCATACTCTCAGTATGAAATGCTCGGAGTAGAAGGTTTGGGAGTGCCTCTCCAAGGGTCTTCAGACAGCTGGCAGAGAAGTCCTGGGAACAAAATGGGAGCCAAAACTGGCACATCCAGCTGGCCTCCAG AATTCCAACCTGGAGTGCCTTGGAAAGGAATGCAGAGTGTTGACCCTGAATCTGATCCCTACATGACTCCTGGGAGTATGCTAAGCTCCTCTGCAGTGTCAAGTCTCAATGATACTGAGCATCAGTTGCTGAGAGATAACACAG AATCAAACCCCTCCCTGAACACCTTGCTGCCTTCACCTGGTGCCTGGCCCTACAGTGCCTCAGACAGCTCCCTCAACAATGCACATAACCCAG GTTTTCTTCCTGCAGCTAAGTACCCCGAGTACAAACCAAGCTGGCCCCCTGAGCCCATTGGACACAACAAGCCGTGGAAGTCCAATCGCAACTCTTCCCAGCTGCCACGCCCACCTCCTGGACTGGCCCATCAGAAACAGCCCTCCATGTCCCCATGGGCAGGAGGGACGACACGTTTGGGCAGAGGCTGGGGTGCCTCTGGCAGCAGCCAAGAAAGCAGATATGGGCCTG GCTCAGCATGGAGTGATGGTGGAGCTTCAAAGGGAAGTTGTTGGCTGGTGCTGAGTAATCTTACTCCTCAG ATTGATGGTTCCACTCTGCGCACTATCTGTATGCAGCATGGTCCACTGTTGACCTTTCACCTTGGTCTAACCCAGGGCAGTGCTCTGATTCGCTACAGTACTCGCCAAGAAGCAGCCAAAGCTCAGAGTGCCCTGCACAT gTGTGTTCTGGGTAACACCACAATCCTGGCTGAGTTTGTGAGCGAAGAGGAGGTTGCTCGCTATTTTGCACATTCCCAGGCAGGAGGGGCCGGGAGCACCAGTGGAGGCAATGCGGGTGGTGCTGTTGCTGGGCCAACAGGAGCAACGGGGTCATCCAGTACTGCTGGTAGCACAGGCAGCATAACTGGTGGTGAAAGGGAGCGACCTGGTGGTGGAAGTGCTGTTGCAGGAGGTAGTAACGGGGGTGGAAGTGGGCCTGCGGGCTCCAGCTGGCAGAGTTTGGACGGTACGGGCAGCTCCACTGACCCAGTCTCCTCCCAGGCCCCCAGCCTAAGCATCTTCGCCCAATGGAGCAATGGTGCAGCTAGAGGCGGCGTGAGCAGCAGTACTGCAGGTGTGGAGCCAGCCAGGCAGGGGCTTTGGGGTGGCATGGCAGCCGGATATCCCAGCAGCAGCCTGTGGGGGTCTCCAGCTTTGGAGGACCGGCACCAGATGAGCAGCCCTGCAGCACTGTTGCCTGGAGATCTGCTGGGTGGAGGGTCTGACTCTATCTGA